Proteins found in one Pseudomonas mosselii genomic segment:
- the hflX gene encoding ribosome rescue GTPase HflX, which yields MFFERHGGGERALLVHLEGQNPEAREDPQEFQELALSAGADIVSLVTVARHQPTAKFLIGSGKVDELRDLVQSAEADLVIFNHTLTPSQERNLERVFECRVLDRTGLILDIFAQRARTHEGKLQVELAQLEHMSTRLVRGWTHLERQKGGIGLRGPGETQLETDRRLLRVRLRQIKARLEKVRSQREQARRGRKRADIPSVSLVGYTNAGKSTLFNALTQSEVYAADQLFATLDPTLRRLELADLGPIVLADTVGFIRHLPHKLVEAFRATLEESSNSDLLLHVIDAHEPERMEQIEQVLAVLGEIGAESLPILEVYNKLDLLEDVEPQIQRDADGKPQRVWVSARDGRGLELVGQAIAELLGDDLYVGTLCLEQRFARLRAQFFALGAVQSEEHDEEGRSLLSVRLPRVELNRLVSREGMEPQVFVEQHTLQ from the coding sequence TTGTTCTTTGAGCGCCACGGTGGTGGTGAGCGAGCGCTGCTCGTTCACTTGGAAGGTCAGAACCCTGAGGCGCGCGAAGACCCGCAGGAGTTTCAGGAGCTGGCGCTGTCGGCCGGCGCCGATATCGTCTCGCTGGTAACAGTGGCGCGGCATCAGCCCACCGCCAAGTTTCTGATCGGCAGCGGCAAGGTCGACGAATTGCGCGACCTGGTCCAATCAGCCGAAGCCGACCTGGTGATTTTCAATCACACCCTTACGCCCAGCCAGGAACGCAACCTCGAGCGCGTCTTCGAGTGTCGCGTGCTGGACCGCACCGGGCTGATTCTCGACATCTTCGCCCAGCGGGCGCGCACTCATGAAGGCAAGCTGCAGGTCGAACTGGCCCAGCTCGAGCACATGAGCACGCGGCTGGTGCGCGGCTGGACCCACCTTGAGCGGCAGAAAGGCGGTATCGGCCTGCGCGGCCCGGGCGAGACCCAGCTGGAAACCGACCGCCGCCTGCTGCGGGTGCGCCTGCGTCAGATCAAGGCACGCCTGGAGAAGGTGCGCAGTCAGCGCGAGCAGGCCCGTCGCGGGCGCAAGCGCGCGGACATCCCGTCGGTGTCGCTGGTGGGCTACACCAACGCCGGCAAGTCGACCTTGTTCAACGCCCTGACGCAATCCGAGGTGTATGCCGCGGACCAGTTGTTCGCCACCCTCGACCCGACCTTGCGCCGGCTCGAACTGGCCGACCTGGGGCCGATCGTGCTGGCCGACACCGTGGGCTTTATCCGCCACCTGCCGCACAAGCTGGTCGAGGCATTTCGGGCTACGCTCGAAGAGTCGAGCAACTCCGACCTGCTGCTGCACGTGATCGACGCCCATGAGCCCGAGCGCATGGAGCAGATCGAACAGGTGCTGGCGGTGCTGGGCGAGATCGGGGCCGAGAGCTTGCCGATCCTCGAGGTCTATAACAAACTCGACCTGCTTGAAGATGTCGAGCCGCAGATCCAACGCGATGCCGATGGCAAGCCGCAGCGGGTCTGGGTATCGGCACGTGATGGACGCGGCCTGGAGCTGGTTGGCCAGGCGATTGCCGAGCTGCTGGGGGACGATCTGTACGTCGGAACCCTGTGCCTGGAGCAACGGTTTGCCCGCCTGCGCGCGCAATTCTTTGCCCTGGGTGCCGTGCAGAGTGAAGAGCATGATGAAGAAGGGCGCAGCCTGCTGAGCGTGCGACTGCCCAGGGTCGAGTTGAATCGCCTGGTCAGCCGCGAAGGCATGGAGCCGCAAGTGTTTGTCGAGCAACACACTTTGCAATAA
- the hflK gene encoding FtsH protease activity modulator HflK, with protein MAWNEPGGNSNNQDPWGGRRNGGGGGGDKKGPPDLDEAFRKLQDSLNGMFGSGKKRGGSGDRNIGKGGGYGLLGIGLAVLAAIWLYNAVYVVDEQEQAVVLRFGKYYETVGPGLNIYFPPIDRKYMENVTRERAYTKQGQMLTEDENIVEVPLTVQYRISNLQDFVLNVDQPEVSLQHATDSALRHVVGSTSMDQVLTEGREQMAVDIRERLQRFLDTYRTGITVTQVNVQSAAAPREVQEAFDDVIRAREDEQRARNQAESYANGVVPEARGQAQRIIEDANGYRDEVIARAKGEADRFSKMVVEYRKAPEVTRQRLYIDTMQEVYSNSSKVMVATKDGQSNLLYLPLDKMVEGSRNSASAPVSSVSPSVNDAAARAAQDLQQQPPLRSRESR; from the coding sequence ATGGCTTGGAACGAGCCGGGTGGCAACTCGAACAATCAGGATCCCTGGGGCGGTCGCCGTAACGGCGGTGGCGGTGGTGGCGACAAGAAAGGTCCACCGGATCTCGACGAGGCCTTCCGCAAGCTGCAGGACAGCCTGAACGGCATGTTCGGCAGTGGCAAGAAACGCGGTGGCAGTGGCGACCGCAATATCGGCAAGGGTGGCGGCTATGGGCTGCTGGGCATTGGCCTGGCGGTGCTGGCTGCCATCTGGCTGTACAACGCCGTGTACGTGGTGGACGAGCAGGAGCAGGCCGTGGTGCTGCGCTTCGGCAAGTACTACGAGACCGTCGGTCCCGGCCTGAACATCTACTTCCCGCCGATCGACCGCAAGTACATGGAAAACGTGACTCGCGAGCGGGCCTACACCAAGCAGGGCCAGATGCTCACCGAAGACGAGAACATCGTCGAGGTGCCGCTGACCGTGCAGTACCGCATCAGCAACCTGCAGGACTTCGTGCTCAACGTCGACCAGCCGGAAGTCAGCCTGCAGCATGCCACCGACAGCGCCCTGCGCCACGTGGTGGGTTCCACCTCGATGGACCAGGTGCTGACCGAAGGCCGCGAGCAGATGGCCGTGGATATCCGCGAGCGTCTGCAGCGTTTCCTCGACACCTACCGCACCGGTATCACCGTCACCCAGGTCAACGTGCAGAGCGCGGCAGCCCCGCGTGAAGTGCAGGAAGCCTTCGACGACGTGATCCGCGCCCGGGAAGACGAGCAGCGTGCGCGCAACCAGGCCGAGTCCTACGCCAATGGCGTGGTGCCCGAGGCACGTGGCCAGGCGCAGCGTATCATCGAGGACGCCAATGGCTACCGCGATGAAGTCATTGCCCGCGCCAAGGGTGAGGCCGACCGCTTCAGCAAGATGGTCGTCGAGTACCGCAAGGCGCCGGAGGTCACTCGCCAGCGTCTGTACATCGATACCATGCAGGAGGTGTACAGCAACTCCAGCAAGGTCATGGTGGCCACCAAGGACGGGCAAAGCAACCTGCTCTACCTGCCACTGGACAAGATGGTCGAAGGCAGCCGCAACAGCGCGTCGGCGCCGGTCAGCAGCGTTTCGCCGTCGGTCAACGACGCCGCCGCGCGCGCCGCGCAGGACCTGCAACAACAACCGCCGCTGCGTTCCAGGGAGAGCCGCTGA
- the hflC gene encoding protease modulator HflC, whose amino-acid sequence MSNKSLFALIGAVVVAIAAWNCFYIVSQTERAVLLQFGRVVKADVQPGLHVKVPYVNQVRKFDARLMTLDAPTQRFLTLEKKAVMVDAYAKWRVKDAERFYTATSGMKQIADERLSRRLESGLRDQFGKRTLHEVVSGERDALMADITASLNRMASKELGIEVVDVRVKAIDLPKEVNRSVFDRMSTEREREAREHRAKGNELAEGIRADADRQRRVLLAEAYREAEETRGDGDAQAAAIYAKAYTQDADFYAFYRSLQAYRESFSSKSDVMVLDPKNEFFRYLDKSKP is encoded by the coding sequence ATGAGCAATAAATCGCTGTTCGCCCTGATTGGTGCCGTGGTCGTGGCGATCGCCGCCTGGAACTGCTTCTACATCGTCTCGCAGACCGAGCGCGCGGTATTGCTGCAGTTCGGTCGCGTGGTCAAGGCCGATGTCCAGCCGGGCCTGCACGTGAAGGTGCCGTACGTGAACCAGGTGCGCAAGTTCGACGCCCGCCTGATGACCCTCGACGCCCCGACCCAGCGTTTCCTGACGCTGGAGAAGAAAGCGGTGATGGTCGATGCCTACGCCAAGTGGCGGGTCAAGGATGCCGAGCGCTTCTACACCGCGACCTCGGGCATGAAGCAGATCGCCGACGAGCGCCTGTCGCGGCGTCTGGAAAGCGGCCTGCGTGACCAGTTCGGTAAACGCACCCTGCACGAAGTGGTGTCCGGTGAACGTGATGCGCTGATGGCCGACATCACCGCCTCGCTGAACCGCATGGCCAGCAAGGAACTGGGTATCGAAGTGGTCGACGTTCGCGTCAAGGCCATCGACCTGCCGAAGGAAGTCAACCGCAGCGTGTTCGACCGCATGAGCACCGAGCGTGAGCGTGAGGCCCGCGAGCACCGCGCCAAGGGTAACGAGCTGGCCGAAGGTATTCGTGCCGACGCCGACCGTCAGCGCCGCGTGCTGCTGGCCGAGGCGTATCGTGAAGCTGAAGAGACCCGTGGTGATGGTGACGCCCAGGCGGCTGCCATCTATGCCAAGGCCTACACCCAGGACGCCGATTTCTACGCGTTCTACCGTAGCCTGCAGGCCTACCGCGAGAGCTTCTCCAGCAAGAGCGACGTGATGGTCCTGGATCCGAAGAACGAGTTCTTCCGCTACCTGGACAAGAGCAAGCCCTGA
- a CDS encoding ATP phosphoribosyltransferase regulatory subunit: MATVDRWLLPDGIEEVLPPEAARIEIARRQVLDLFQSWGYELVVTPHIEYLESLLTGAGQDLDQRTFKVVDPQSGRLMGFRADFTPQVARIDAHTLRREGPSRLCYAGSVLHAQPRALSTSRSPIQLGAELYGDASPTSDVEVISLMLATLQLTDVPDVHMDLGHVGIYRGLARAANLSGDVEQQLFDALQRKAVDEVQALTADLPKDLGNMLRALVELCGGREVLAEARVRLGRAPASVLAALDDLLAIADRLAARYPDLPLYFDLGELRGYNYHTGVVFAVFVPGEGQSIAQGGRYDDIGADFGRARPATGFSTDLKTLVTLGRAEVVLPAGGIWMPDSSDAALWQQVCQLRNEGQRVVQALPGQPLSAAFEADCDRQLIQQDGRWQVLPLTH, translated from the coding sequence ATGGCAACGGTAGACCGCTGGCTGCTGCCAGATGGCATCGAGGAAGTACTGCCACCTGAGGCGGCGCGCATCGAGATCGCGCGGCGTCAGGTGTTGGACCTGTTCCAGAGTTGGGGTTACGAACTGGTCGTCACGCCGCATATCGAGTACCTGGAGTCGCTGCTCACCGGCGCCGGCCAGGACCTGGACCAGCGCACCTTCAAGGTCGTCGACCCGCAGTCCGGCCGCCTGATGGGCTTCCGTGCCGACTTCACCCCGCAGGTGGCGCGCATCGACGCCCACACCCTGCGCCGTGAGGGCCCGAGCCGCCTGTGCTACGCCGGCAGCGTGCTGCACGCGCAACCGCGTGCCCTGTCCACCTCGCGCAGCCCGATCCAGCTGGGCGCCGAGCTGTACGGCGATGCGAGCCCTACCAGCGATGTCGAGGTCATCAGCCTGATGCTCGCCACGCTGCAGCTGACCGATGTGCCGGATGTGCACATGGACCTTGGCCATGTCGGTATCTACCGCGGCCTGGCCCGTGCCGCCAACCTGTCCGGTGATGTGGAGCAGCAGCTGTTCGACGCCCTGCAGCGCAAGGCGGTCGACGAAGTGCAGGCGCTCACCGCCGACCTGCCGAAGGACCTGGGCAACATGCTGCGTGCCCTGGTCGAGCTGTGCGGCGGCCGTGAAGTGCTGGCCGAAGCCCGCGTGCGCCTGGGTCGTGCCCCGGCCAGCGTGCTGGCGGCGCTGGACGACCTGCTGGCGATCGCTGATCGCCTGGCGGCACGTTACCCGGATTTGCCGCTGTACTTCGACCTTGGCGAGCTGCGCGGCTACAACTATCACACCGGCGTGGTGTTCGCGGTGTTCGTGCCGGGCGAAGGTCAGTCGATCGCTCAGGGCGGTCGCTACGACGACATCGGCGCCGATTTCGGCCGGGCGCGCCCGGCCACCGGATTCTCCACGGATTTGAAGACCCTGGTCACACTGGGGCGAGCGGAGGTCGTATTGCCTGCTGGTGGCATCTGGATGCCCGACAGCAGCGATGCGGCCCTCTGGCAGCAAGTCTGCCAGTTGCGCAACGAAGGCCAGCGTGTGGTCCAGGCCCTGCCTGGCCAACCGTTGAGTGCTGCCTTCGAAGCGGATTGTGATCGGCAATTGATTCAGCAAGACGGGCGCTGGCAGGTTCTGCCGCTGACCCATTGA
- a CDS encoding adenylosuccinate synthase, which produces MGKNVVVLGTQWGDEGKGKIVDLLTEHAAAVVRYQGGHNAGHTLVINGEKTVLHLIPSGILREGVQCLIGNGVVVAPDALMREITKLEEKGVPVRERLRISPAAPLILSYHVALDQAREKARGEAKIGTTGRGIGPAYEDKVARRGLRVGDLFHRERFAAKLGELLDYHNFQLVNYYKEPAIDFQQTLDECMAYAEQLKPMMLDVTAELHNLRRAGKDIMFEGAQGSLLDIDHGTYPYVTSSNTTAGGISTGSGVGPMYLDYILGITKAYTTRVGSGPFPTELFDETGATLAKRGHEFGSTTGRARRCGWFDAVILRRAIDVNSISGICLTKLDVLDGLETINICVGYKNENGAVIDAPSDADSYIGLEPVYEEMPGWSESTLGVKTLEELPQAARNYIKRIEELVGAPIDIISTGPDRNETIVLRHPFA; this is translated from the coding sequence ATGGGTAAGAATGTCGTCGTCCTGGGCACCCAGTGGGGTGATGAGGGCAAAGGCAAGATCGTCGATCTGCTGACCGAACATGCTGCCGCCGTAGTGCGCTACCAAGGTGGCCACAACGCGGGCCACACCCTGGTGATCAACGGTGAGAAGACCGTTCTGCACCTGATTCCCTCGGGCATCCTGCGTGAAGGCGTGCAGTGCCTGATCGGCAACGGCGTGGTCGTTGCTCCCGACGCCCTGATGCGTGAAATCACCAAGCTGGAAGAGAAGGGCGTGCCAGTGCGCGAGCGCCTGCGCATCAGCCCGGCCGCCCCGCTGATCCTGTCCTACCACGTGGCCCTCGACCAGGCCCGTGAGAAGGCCCGTGGCGAAGCCAAGATCGGCACCACCGGTCGCGGCATTGGCCCAGCCTACGAAGACAAGGTGGCCCGTCGCGGCCTGCGCGTGGGCGACCTGTTCCACCGCGAGCGTTTCGCCGCCAAGCTCGGTGAGCTGCTGGACTACCACAACTTCCAGCTGGTGAACTACTACAAAGAACCGGCCATCGACTTCCAGCAGACCCTGGACGAGTGCATGGCCTACGCCGAGCAGCTCAAGCCGATGATGCTCGACGTCACCGCCGAACTGCACAACCTGCGCCGCGCCGGCAAGGACATCATGTTCGAAGGCGCCCAGGGCTCGCTGCTGGACATCGACCACGGTACCTACCCGTACGTCACCAGCTCCAACACCACTGCCGGCGGCATCTCCACCGGTTCCGGCGTTGGCCCGATGTACCTGGACTACATCCTGGGCATCACCAAGGCCTACACCACTCGCGTCGGTTCCGGTCCGTTCCCGACCGAACTGTTCGATGAGACCGGTGCCACCCTGGCCAAGCGTGGCCACGAGTTCGGCTCGACCACCGGCCGTGCCCGTCGTTGCGGCTGGTTCGATGCCGTCATCCTGCGTCGTGCCATCGATGTCAACAGCATCTCGGGCATCTGCCTGACCAAGCTGGACGTGCTGGACGGCCTGGAAACCATCAACATCTGCGTTGGCTACAAGAACGAGAACGGTGCCGTCATCGACGCGCCGTCCGATGCCGACAGTTACATCGGCCTGGAGCCGGTGTACGAAGAGATGCCGGGCTGGAGCGAGTCGACCTTGGGCGTGAAAACCCTGGAAGAGCTGCCGCAAGCCGCGCGCAACTACATCAAGCGCATCGAGGAACTGGTCGGCGCGCCGATCGACATCATCTCGACTGGCCCGGACCGCAACGAGACCATCGTGCTGCGTCATCCGTTCGCCTGA